From a single Nicotiana tomentosiformis chromosome 2, ASM39032v3, whole genome shotgun sequence genomic region:
- the LOC138906148 gene encoding uncharacterized protein, whose amino-acid sequence MVKRPRRWNPVKHLKKAKVEVHHPQKLRHPVTLEEFLPSWFCTKISRGGIDISCCHADEGEEKSDDLSLAPSSEKLIESTPQEVNACEENVTFTNDDLLLGDTLHNHPLYLVGYMCDEKVNRILVDGGSSVNILPIHTVKELGIPMNELSESHSDFADAKFYLKNRIVKELKADDGMKSKNDEPTTKRDEVIAGRAKAVTKEVQPNTNKSHRGDIVSYDKKVSPALQYVPKIKKDECESSNLQTNMLKELNLPIKRIEAVKLSSKPLARLFAKAGYNPNEPSKLGKLPSEDAMRQPCEGLRYKQPSPVCISIRRASNNYITLEDESAASNRLSVFDRLGKSTVRTSVFERLGSLKKGNKFQRNYRNTKTAALPKIQKISKDFQSLVPSRMKRQIKVMVSCDEVLKVKPYTVVYTKERDEDEENVGSLYHITAQGEHGVLSLMEDDEKLDYVSPYYHISFNDGDPQEDEDAKDAPRELEEGVKTTVDVLKKVNLGTDEEPRPTYLSALLEVDEEGTYIELLKEFRDVFSWSYKEILGLDPKVVVHHLAMKNGACPVKQAQRRFRPDLVPLIEIEVNKLIKAGFIREVKYPTWVSKLMIDATTGYGTMSFIDGSSGYNQIRMAPKDEELTAFLTPKGIYYYMVMPFILKNAGATYQRAMQNIFDDLLHKNVECYVHDLVVKSRKRGDHLKDLRMVFELLRRYKLRMNPLKCAFGVTSKKFLGFIVRHRGIEINQEKVDEILKMLEPRDIHELKSVQGKLAYLRRFISNIVGRCQPFSRLMKKGVPFKWDQACSNAFKSIKSYLMKPPVLAAPILGKPLILYISAQEKAVKGQALADFLADHPIPDDWELTDELPDEDAMVIEVQPLWKMYFDGATHREGAGAGVVAEYQALILGLEMAVKMKQFYEVKKPELCPYYDYAKNLIGWLGDVTIQHVPRKENKKADALAALASSLTLPEQAQVIVCQKWVVPLLNEAEGEENELKYLVAVFEVEKEECRQPIIDYLCYGILPENPRRRTEICCRAPRFLYYKDTLYIR is encoded by the exons atggtaaaaagaccaaggaggtggaatccagttaagcacttaaagaaagcaaaagtggaggtgcaccaccCTCAAAAGCTACGgcatccagtgaccttggaggagtttTTACCAAGTTGGTTCTGCACGAAGATTTCCCGTGGGGGTATTGATATCTCCTGTTGCCATGCTGACGaaggggaagaaaagagtgatgacctatCGTTGGCACCATCTTCGGAAAAGCTCATCGAGTCCactcctcaagaagttaatgcttgtgaggaaaacgtcacgttcacaaatgacgatcttttgctaggtgacactcttcataaccacccattgtacctggttggctatatgtGTGATGAAAAggtaaatcgaattttggttgatggaggatcctcagtgaatATTTTGCCAATTCacactgtgaaagaacttggtattcccatgaacgaactctcagaaagtcat TCAGACTTCGCCGATGCAAAGTTTtacttgaagaaccgcattgtgaaggagctaaaagctgatgatgGAATGAAAAGCAAGAATGATGAGCCTACAACTAAAAGAGATGAGGTGATTGCTGGTAGAGCCAAAGCTGTTACTAAGGAGGTACAACCCAACACGAATAAATCTCATAGAGGGGATATTGTGTCTTATGACAAGAAAGTAAGTCCTGCactccaatatgtccctaaaataaagaaagatgaatgcgaatcatctaatctccaaactaacatgctaaaggagttaaATCTTCCGATAAaacgaattgaggcagtaaagttatcctcaaagccacttgcaag gctatttgcaaaagctggatacaatcccaatgagccgtcaaagttagggaagctcccatcagAAGATGCAATGAGGCAACCATGTGAAGGTTTGAGATACAAGCAACCGTCACCAGTGtgcatctccataagaagggcgagcAACAATTATATCACTTTAGAAGACGAATCTGCAGCTTCTAACAGGCTttctgtctttgatcgacttggaaaatcaactgtgagaacttctgtatttgagagattgggttcattaaagaaggggaataagttccagagaaattatcgaaatacaaaAACAGCCGCTTTGCCCAAAATTCAGAAGAtctctaaagatttccaaagtttggttccttctagaatgaagcGACAAATAAAAGTCATGGTTTCGTGTGATGAGGTACTGAAAGTGAAGCCATACACTGTGGTCTACACTAAAGAAcgtgatgaagatgaagaaaatgTGGGTTCTTTGTATCATATTACTGCACAAGGCGAGCATGGTGTTttatctctaatggaggatgacgAGAAATTGGACTATGTTTCACCGtattatcacatatccttcaacgatggggaccctcaagaagatgaagatgcgaaAGATGCTCCACGTGAACTTGAAGAAGGAGTGAAGACTACAGTTGATGTCTTAAAAAAAGTTAACCTTGGCACCGatgaagaaccaagacccacctacctaagtgctttactagaagtGGATGAAGAAggcacttatattgagttactcaaggagttcagGGATGTCTTTTCTTGGAGCTACAAAGAGATTCTTGGCTTGGACCCGAAAGTAGTAGTCCATCACCTTGCCATGAAGAATGGTGCTTGCCCTGTTAAACAAGCCCAAAGGCGCTTTAGGCCAGACTTGGTTCCCTTGATTGAAAtcgaagttaacaaactcatcaaagctggctttattcgtgaagttaaatacccaacatgggtttcaa agctgatgatcgatgctactactgggTATGGGACAATGTCATTTATAGATGGTTCgtcaggctataaccaaattcgcatggcaccaaaagatgaagagcttactgcatttcttacccccaagggtatttattACTACATGGTAATGCCTTTTATCTTGAAGAACGCTGGTGCTACTTATcaaagggctatgcagaatatttttgacGACCTTCTCCACAAAAATGTCGAATGCTATGTgcacgacttggtggtaaaatcaagaaagaggggagaccacttgaaagacttgagaatggtgtttgagttgctccggaggtacaaacttaggatgaatccattgaaatgcgcCTTTGGTGTTACTTCCaaaaagttccttggtttcattgtccgacatcGAGGGATAGAAATTAATCAAGAAAAAGTAGATGAAATCTTGAAAATGCTTGAACCTCGGGATATTCACGAATTGAAAAGTGTACAAGGAAAGTTAGCGTACCTAAGGAGATTTATCTCAAACATAGTTGGaaggtgccaaccattcagtcgccttatgaagaaaggtgtccctttcaaatgggaccaagcgtgtagcaatgcctttaagagcattaaatcctacttgatgaagcctccagtTTTGGCAGCCCCTATACTTGGAAAGCCGCTGATACTATACATTTCAGCACAAGAAAAG gctgTAAAAGGACAAGCGTTAGCggacttcttggcagatcaccctatacctgatgattgggagctaactgacgaactacctgatgaggacgcaatggtcattgaagttcaGCCTctatggaagatgtactttgatggtgctaCACATCGCGAAGGAGCTGGTGCTggtgta gttgctgagtatcaagcactaatacttgggcttgaaatggctgtcAAAATGAAGCAGTT ttacgaggtcaagaagCCTGAACTATGCCCATATTATGATTACGCTAAAAATTTAATAGGGTGGCTCGGTGATGTGACTATTCAGcatgtgccaaggaaagaaaataagaaggctgatgctttagctgccctagcttcaTCATTAACTCTGCCTGAACAAGCGCAAGTTATtgtctgccaaaaatgggtagtaccgctGCTAAATGAGGctgaaggtgaagaaaatgaactcaagTATCTTGTCGCTGTTTTTGaagttgagaaagaagaatgtcgacaacccattatcgactacttatgctatgggatacttccggaaaatccgaggagaaggactgaaatctGTTGCcgtgcacctcgcttcctttactacaaagatactctatacatAAGGTAa